Proteins encoded by one window of Deinococcus radiodurans R1 = ATCC 13939 = DSM 20539:
- the secA gene encoding preprotein translocase subunit SecA — translation MFRVLNKVFDNNKRDVERIIQTVVKPVNALEEETMRVENLAEAFMDLRRRVQDGGESLDSLIVPAFALIREAGRRSIGKRHYDTQLIGGAALHQGRIAEMRTGEGKTLVATLALAFNALEGKGCHLVTVNDYLARVGMEEMGLLYRTLGLTVGLANRELSPAEKQAAYACDITYVTNSELGFDYLRDNMAQSKEALVLRADTPLHYAIVDEVDSILIDEARTPLIISGAAEKATDLYYVFAKLIRRLQKGEPAEPGVRTEPTGDYTIEEKSKAVHLTEQGITKIERLLSLKDLYSPENMDKAHMITQAIRARELYHREKDYIVNAEGEVVIVDEFTGRSMPGRRYGEGLHQAIEAKEGVKIENENQTLATITYQNFFRLYDKFAGMTGTAKTEEKEFLDIYGSDVLVIPTNKPVIRVDSDDLIYRTRMGKYAAVVGEVQEMHATGRPILIGTASIETSEQLSSLLQQAGVQHAVLNAKFEAQEASIIAQAGRSGTVTIATNMAGRGTDIMLGGNDEYIIGESIEQQLGVSRYAPEVEAFIKAISREDPAAEQLGMQIPGITLDFIRQAQELHRATVEDRQRVRDLGGLHIVGTERHESRRIDNQLRGRAGRQGDPGSSRFYVSFEDDLMRLFANDRVVGMMDRLGMDDSQPIEAKMVTGAIEKAQARVEDRNFGIRKQLLEFDNVMSKQRDEIYAQRREVLLGPDEDIEETTEGMIGDFVDSQLAAYAPIEVSHEQWDIEQLRSAMVEAVPALETFDFESLRVNSPAEAQDRLLSAVADAFDARKEELSPTMMNSLARYVLLQVVDQHWKEHLHGMDVLRQGIGLRGYGQRDPFTEYKFEATNMFNEMIDALKADVTKFIFRMQFGGA, via the coding sequence ATGTTTCGTGTCCTGAACAAAGTGTTCGACAATAACAAACGCGATGTCGAACGCATCATCCAAACGGTGGTGAAACCGGTCAATGCGCTTGAAGAAGAGACGATGCGCGTTGAGAACCTCGCCGAAGCCTTTATGGACCTGCGCCGCCGCGTGCAGGACGGGGGCGAGTCCCTCGACAGCTTGATCGTGCCCGCTTTTGCCCTGATCCGCGAGGCGGGGCGCCGCTCCATCGGCAAACGCCACTACGACACCCAGCTCATCGGCGGGGCCGCGCTGCACCAGGGCCGCATCGCCGAAATGCGCACCGGCGAAGGCAAAACGCTGGTGGCGACGCTGGCGCTCGCCTTCAACGCGCTGGAAGGCAAAGGCTGCCACCTCGTCACGGTCAACGACTACCTCGCCCGCGTGGGCATGGAAGAAATGGGCCTGCTCTACCGCACGCTCGGGCTGACGGTGGGGCTCGCCAACCGCGAACTCTCGCCCGCCGAAAAGCAGGCCGCTTACGCCTGCGACATCACCTACGTCACCAACTCCGAACTCGGCTTCGATTACCTGCGCGACAACATGGCGCAGTCGAAAGAAGCGCTGGTGCTGCGCGCCGACACGCCGCTGCACTACGCCATCGTGGACGAGGTGGACTCGATCCTGATCGACGAGGCCCGCACCCCGCTGATCATCTCGGGGGCCGCCGAAAAAGCGACCGACCTGTACTACGTGTTCGCCAAGCTCATTCGCCGCCTGCAAAAAGGTGAACCCGCCGAACCCGGCGTGCGCACCGAGCCGACCGGCGACTACACCATCGAGGAAAAGAGCAAGGCGGTGCACCTGACCGAGCAGGGCATCACCAAGATCGAGCGGCTGCTGTCGCTCAAAGACCTCTACAGCCCCGAGAACATGGACAAGGCGCACATGATCACCCAGGCGATCCGCGCCCGCGAGCTTTACCACCGCGAAAAGGACTACATCGTCAACGCGGAGGGCGAAGTGGTCATCGTGGACGAGTTCACCGGGCGCTCCATGCCGGGCCGCCGCTACGGCGAAGGGCTGCACCAGGCGATTGAGGCCAAAGAAGGCGTCAAGATCGAGAACGAGAACCAGACGCTCGCCACCATCACCTACCAGAACTTCTTCCGCCTGTACGACAAGTTCGCCGGGATGACCGGCACCGCCAAGACCGAGGAAAAGGAATTCCTCGACATCTACGGCAGTGACGTGCTCGTCATTCCCACCAACAAGCCGGTCATTCGTGTGGACAGCGACGACCTGATCTACCGCACCCGCATGGGCAAGTACGCCGCCGTGGTGGGCGAAGTGCAGGAGATGCACGCCACTGGGCGGCCCATCCTGATCGGCACGGCGAGCATCGAAACGAGCGAGCAGCTCAGCAGTCTGCTTCAGCAGGCCGGGGTGCAGCACGCGGTCCTGAACGCCAAGTTCGAGGCGCAGGAAGCGAGCATCATCGCGCAGGCAGGCAGAAGCGGCACCGTCACCATCGCCACCAACATGGCGGGGCGCGGCACCGACATCATGCTCGGCGGCAACGACGAATACATCATCGGCGAGAGCATCGAGCAGCAGCTCGGCGTGAGCCGCTACGCGCCCGAAGTCGAGGCGTTCATCAAGGCCATCAGCCGTGAGGACCCCGCCGCCGAGCAGCTCGGGATGCAGATTCCCGGTATCACGCTGGACTTTATCCGGCAGGCGCAGGAGCTGCACCGCGCCACCGTGGAAGACCGCCAGCGGGTGCGCGACCTCGGCGGGCTGCACATCGTGGGCACCGAGCGTCACGAGTCGCGCCGCATCGACAACCAGTTGCGCGGGCGCGCCGGGCGTCAGGGCGACCCCGGCAGCAGCCGCTTTTATGTCAGCTTCGAGGACGACCTGATGCGCCTGTTCGCCAACGACCGTGTGGTCGGCATGATGGACCGTCTCGGCATGGACGACTCGCAGCCCATCGAAGCCAAGATGGTGACCGGCGCCATCGAAAAGGCGCAGGCCCGCGTGGAAGACCGCAACTTTGGGATTCGCAAGCAACTGCTCGAATTCGACAACGTGATGAGCAAGCAGCGCGACGAAATCTACGCCCAGCGCCGCGAAGTGCTGCTCGGGCCGGACGAGGACATCGAGGAAACCACCGAGGGCATGATCGGCGACTTCGTGGACAGCCAGCTCGCGGCCTACGCGCCCATTGAGGTCAGCCACGAGCAGTGGGACATCGAGCAACTGCGGAGCGCCATGGTCGAAGCGGTGCCGGCGCTCGAAACCTTCGACTTCGAGTCGCTGCGCGTCAACTCGCCCGCCGAGGCCCAGGACCGCCTGCTCTCGGCGGTGGCCGACGCCTTCGACGCCCGCAAGGAAGAGCTGAGCCCCACCATGATGAACAGCCTCGCGCGCTACGTGCTGCTGCAAGTGGTGGACCAGCACTGGAAAGAGCACCTGCACGGCATGGACGTGCTGCGGCAGGGCATCGGCCTGCGCGGTTACGGCCAGCGCGACCCGTTTACCGAGTACAAGTTCGAGGCGACGAACATGTTCAACGAGATGATCGACGCCCTCAAGGCGGACGTGACCAAGTTCATTTTCCGGATGCAGTTCGGCGGAGCCTGA
- a CDS encoding RNA methyltransferase translates to MSSAAPSPTAQSLAVVLVSPKTPGNIGAAARAMLNMGASDLRIVAPRCDYLDSQAVAMAVHAGDLLRSAKIYPTLREALADRDLSVGTSARIRADLPAPRHPAQVRGLVREAAAPALVFGPEETGLINSDLEQCQVTVRIPTGDYASLNLAQAVLLVCYEFLQGQDDVPEHSRQTATREDMEAMYGHLQDTMHLIGYTDAVRGRHTMRLWRAMLDRALMSSAESRMFRGLLRQVKWKVEQGSGKASTEIRIESEE, encoded by the coding sequence ATGTCCTCCGCCGCCCCATCCCCCACGGCTCAGTCTCTCGCTGTCGTGCTCGTCTCGCCCAAAACGCCCGGCAACATCGGCGCCGCCGCCCGCGCCATGCTCAACATGGGGGCGAGTGACCTGCGAATCGTCGCGCCGCGCTGCGATTACCTCGACTCGCAGGCGGTGGCGATGGCGGTGCACGCGGGGGATTTGCTGCGCTCGGCCAAGATTTATCCCACACTGCGCGAGGCGCTGGCTGACCGCGACCTGAGCGTGGGCACTTCCGCCCGTATCCGCGCCGACCTGCCTGCGCCCCGGCACCCCGCGCAGGTCAGGGGGCTGGTGCGCGAGGCGGCGGCCCCCGCGCTGGTCTTCGGCCCCGAGGAAACCGGCCTCATCAACTCCGACCTGGAGCAGTGTCAGGTCACGGTCCGCATTCCGACCGGCGACTATGCCAGCCTCAACCTCGCCCAGGCCGTCCTGCTCGTGTGTTACGAGTTCCTGCAAGGCCAGGACGACGTGCCCGAACACAGCCGTCAGACGGCGACCCGCGAGGACATGGAAGCGATGTACGGCCACCTGCAAGACACCATGCACCTCATCGGCTACACCGACGCGGTGCGCGGGCGCCACACGATGCGGCTGTGGCGCGCGATGCTCGACCGCGCCCTGATGTCGAGCGCCGAAAGCCGCATGTTTCGCGGCCTGCTGCGGCAGGTGAAGTGGAAGGTGGAACAGGGCAGCGGGAAGGCGAGCACCGAGATCAGGATAGAGAGCGAAGAGTAA
- a CDS encoding DinB family protein, with protein sequence MTNRKSSGVGTAVLVTVATVGAAAGAALLARRRKGDIKEFVVANVLEKPAGRSSFTDLGQNLERGGTFLTGRAERAADTPENREVLAHIIGIERWGQSRIQVALGQREFVRDEYRGYRPEGGATLGQLRSLLSQTRARTVDLARQLHFNPPDDDFVVEHNGLGPLTAKGWLRYLNQHADLESRKLRGAGGTAVHEEETQQAPAS encoded by the coding sequence ATGACGAACCGTAAATCTTCGGGTGTGGGCACGGCTGTCCTCGTCACCGTGGCGACGGTCGGCGCGGCGGCGGGGGCGGCCCTGCTCGCGCGGCGGCGCAAGGGTGACATCAAGGAGTTCGTGGTCGCCAACGTGCTGGAAAAACCCGCCGGGCGCTCCAGCTTCACCGACCTCGGCCAGAACCTCGAGCGCGGCGGCACCTTTCTGACCGGGCGGGCCGAGCGCGCCGCCGACACCCCGGAAAACCGTGAAGTGCTCGCCCACATCATCGGCATCGAGCGCTGGGGCCAGAGCCGCATTCAGGTCGCCCTCGGCCAGCGCGAGTTCGTGCGCGACGAGTACCGCGGCTACCGCCCCGAGGGAGGTGCCACGCTGGGGCAACTGCGTAGCCTGCTCTCGCAAACCCGCGCCCGCACGGTGGACCTCGCCCGGCAACTGCACTTCAACCCGCCCGACGACGACTTCGTGGTCGAGCACAACGGCCTGGGGCCACTGACCGCCAAAGGCTGGCTGCGTTACCTCAACCAGCACGCCGACCTCGAAAGCCGCAAGCTGCGCGGCGCCGGGGGCACGGCAGTCCACGAGGAAGAGACGCAGCAGGCGCCAGCTTCCTGA
- the ftsH gene encoding ATP-dependent zinc metalloprotease FtsH: MKWWGWALLALTGGLLVLVLSGSPRSQSELNVNDFTQAVRTQQVKTADISFQNGTALVTGRLTSGLPYRARTLPADPVLKLGTLEGRGVTVTYLPPPRISVLGALSVLLTLALIGGLIALLVRSRNGGNNDAASSFGKSKAAIISEGQIKLTFADVAGCDEAKQDLQEVVEFLRQPEKYHQLGARIPRGVLLVGPPGSGKTLLAKAVAGEAKVPYFSISGSDFVEMFVGVGAARVRDLFEQARKASPCIVFIDEIDAVGRKRGMNIQGGNDEREQTLNQLLVEMDGFGSGQDVIILAATNRPDVLDAALLRPGRFDRQVVVDAPDVRGREQILRIHSRKKPLDVSVDLGVIARRTAGMVGADLENLLNEAALLAAREGRNRITGRDVDEARDRVLMGPERRSMVVREADRKVTAYHEVGHALVAQLLPHSDKAHKLTIVPRGRSLGSALYTPEDRMHHTRTALLDRICVALSGHAAEEVIYGEVTTGAQNDFQQATGLARRMVTEWGMSEVGQLALAQDNGNYLGFGPQPTNYSDHTAEQIDTAVADILNTQYARAHALLSEHVHVLHRLTDELVARESLSGDELQTVLNGGTLPELPAAVRPEGAPPPEGTLRPEGA, encoded by the coding sequence ATGAAATGGTGGGGCTGGGCGCTGCTGGCCCTGACCGGCGGGCTGCTGGTGCTGGTGCTGTCGGGGTCGCCCCGCAGCCAGAGCGAACTGAACGTCAACGACTTTACCCAGGCGGTGCGGACGCAGCAGGTCAAAACCGCCGACATTTCCTTTCAGAACGGCACCGCGCTCGTCACCGGGCGCCTCACGAGTGGCCTTCCCTACCGCGCCCGCACGCTGCCCGCTGACCCGGTGTTGAAACTCGGCACGCTGGAGGGGCGCGGCGTCACCGTCACCTACCTGCCTCCGCCGCGCATCAGCGTGCTCGGCGCCCTGAGTGTGCTGCTCACGCTGGCGCTCATCGGCGGACTGATCGCGCTGCTCGTCCGCAGCCGCAATGGGGGCAACAACGACGCGGCGAGCAGCTTCGGCAAGTCGAAGGCGGCGATTATCAGCGAGGGGCAGATCAAGCTCACCTTTGCTGATGTGGCGGGCTGCGATGAGGCCAAGCAAGACCTGCAAGAAGTCGTGGAGTTCCTCCGCCAGCCCGAGAAATACCACCAGCTCGGCGCCCGGATTCCGCGTGGCGTGCTGCTCGTCGGGCCTCCTGGGTCGGGGAAAACCTTGCTGGCGAAAGCGGTCGCAGGCGAAGCCAAAGTCCCTTACTTCTCCATCTCTGGCTCGGACTTCGTGGAAATGTTCGTCGGGGTCGGTGCCGCACGTGTCCGTGACCTCTTTGAGCAGGCCCGCAAAGCTTCCCCCTGCATTGTCTTCATTGACGAGATTGACGCCGTAGGCCGCAAGCGTGGCATGAACATTCAAGGGGGCAACGACGAACGGGAACAGACTTTGAACCAGTTGCTCGTCGAGATGGACGGTTTCGGGAGTGGGCAGGATGTGATTATCCTCGCGGCGACCAACCGGCCCGATGTGCTGGATGCCGCATTGCTCAGGCCCGGACGATTTGACCGTCAGGTGGTCGTGGACGCGCCGGACGTGCGGGGCCGGGAACAGATTCTGCGGATTCACTCGCGCAAGAAACCACTCGACGTGTCGGTGGACCTCGGCGTGATTGCCCGTCGGACAGCGGGGATGGTGGGGGCCGACCTCGAAAACCTGCTCAATGAAGCGGCATTGCTGGCAGCAAGAGAAGGCAGGAACCGCATCACCGGGCGCGATGTAGATGAAGCGCGGGACCGCGTGCTGATGGGGCCGGAGCGCCGCAGCATGGTCGTGCGTGAAGCAGACCGCAAAGTCACCGCCTACCACGAGGTCGGGCACGCGCTGGTCGCCCAGTTGCTCCCCCACTCCGACAAGGCGCACAAGCTGACCATCGTACCTCGGGGCCGCAGCCTCGGCTCGGCGCTCTACACGCCTGAAGACCGGATGCACCACACCCGCACGGCGCTGCTCGACCGCATTTGCGTGGCGCTCTCCGGGCACGCGGCGGAAGAGGTCATCTACGGCGAGGTCACGACCGGCGCTCAGAACGACTTTCAGCAGGCGACCGGCCTCGCGCGGCGCATGGTCACCGAGTGGGGCATGAGCGAGGTCGGGCAGCTCGCCCTGGCGCAGGACAACGGCAATTACCTCGGCTTCGGGCCGCAGCCGACGAACTACAGCGACCACACCGCCGAGCAGATCGACACCGCCGTGGCCGACATCCTCAATACCCAGTACGCCCGCGCCCACGCCCTGCTCAGCGAGCATGTCCACGTCCTGCACCGCCTGACCGACGAACTGGTCGCCCGCGAAAGCCTCAGCGGCGACGAATTGCAAACGGTATTGAACGGCGGCACCCTGCCCGAGTTGCCTGCCGCCGTCCGTCCCGAGGGAGCGCCGCCGCCCGAGGGCACGCTGCGGCCGGAAGGGGCCTGA
- the purU gene encoding formyltetrahydrofolate deformylase, translating into MTTPDAALPELPDLSQTATLTISCADQPGIVAAVSQFLHNHGANIIHSDQHSTDPAGGQFFMRMEFFLGGLDLTREAFERAFEQVVARPLGMDWRLNLASQPKKMAVLVSRYDHCFLDLLWRRRRGELNVEIPLILSNHEDLRRDAEMFGIPFHVIPVTKANKAEAEAEQVRLMHEAGADFAVLARYMQILSSDFLRGFGRPVINIHHSFLPAFIGANPYRAAFNRGVKLIGATSHYVTEELDAGPIIAQDVIPVTHRETPDTLMRMGRDVERQVLARAVKAHVEDRVLVYGNKTVVF; encoded by the coding sequence ATGACGACGCCCGACGCCGCGCTTCCGGAGTTGCCCGACCTCTCGCAGACCGCGACCCTCACCATTTCCTGCGCCGACCAGCCGGGCATCGTGGCCGCCGTGTCGCAGTTTCTGCACAACCACGGCGCCAACATCATCCACAGCGACCAGCACAGCACCGACCCGGCGGGCGGGCAGTTTTTCATGCGAATGGAGTTTTTCCTGGGCGGCCTCGACCTGACCCGCGAGGCGTTCGAGCGCGCCTTTGAGCAGGTGGTGGCGCGGCCCCTGGGCATGGACTGGCGGCTGAACCTCGCCTCGCAGCCCAAGAAGATGGCGGTGCTCGTCAGCCGCTACGACCACTGTTTTCTCGACCTGCTGTGGCGCCGGCGCCGGGGCGAACTGAACGTGGAGATTCCGCTGATTCTGTCCAACCACGAGGACCTGCGCCGCGACGCGGAGATGTTCGGCATTCCCTTTCACGTCATTCCCGTGACGAAGGCCAACAAGGCCGAGGCCGAGGCCGAGCAGGTTCGGCTGATGCACGAGGCGGGGGCCGACTTCGCGGTGCTCGCCCGCTACATGCAGATTCTGAGCAGCGACTTTCTGCGCGGCTTCGGGCGCCCGGTCATCAACATCCACCACTCATTCCTGCCCGCGTTCATCGGCGCCAACCCCTACCGCGCCGCGTTCAACCGGGGCGTGAAACTCATCGGCGCGACCAGCCACTACGTGACCGAGGAACTCGACGCCGGGCCGATTATCGCCCAGGACGTGATTCCGGTCACCCACCGCGAAACCCCCGACACCCTGATGCGGATGGGCCGCGACGTGGAGCGGCAGGTGCTCGCCCGCGCCGTCAAAGCGCACGTGGAAGACCGGGTGCTGGTGTACGGAAACAAGACGGTGGTGTTCTGA
- a CDS encoding GAF domain-containing sensor histidine kinase: MSPTSAVTPPPAVPPSPAQTLRDVRLSDRVRLVRNVLPPLIVLVVIVVELLITQLPNRHAELVAHLLFYGLVGPAVTFFSVEWIAQGTRARERAERELRELYIELSTSNGQLRAVQELMRDLADAPDLAAVVEVAVRGAVRVTGATHATLSVPGGLSATARGDTLLSGPSADLHPLRRPIPGGGAMTLHFQGPPTPHTVALVEALAGEIANGVEAARQRTLDLMTLFNVDQSIRAERNMRRLLSRVTRNMAERLGADARAAYLFDQDGVLRLEYAQDFAGREEVGGSPAPAFALRVAQEGTPLQAEGEEAAGVFSHAASVLGLPMRDDQGPVGVLVLGDARADAFEGARVPLLAFMAGQATLAVRNARAYLYSEELAISDERARIAREIHDGVAQSLAFAAIKLDLVGRKLRSDPDKSEADVKEASALLREQIREVRRSIFALRPVDLERYGLLETVRRYVADFGEQNGVRTNLDLTGDIHLSPGDEAVVFRILQESLNNVAKHARAREVTVSLHGGANRVTLRVQDDGQGFDPDAVSGRVSSAGGLGLMQMQERLEARGGSYRILSAPGHGTVVEAQLPQL, translated from the coding sequence ATGAGTCCGACTTCCGCTGTCACGCCGCCGCCTGCCGTTCCCCCGTCGCCCGCGCAGACGCTGCGCGACGTGCGGCTGTCGGACCGGGTGCGGCTGGTACGCAACGTGCTGCCGCCGCTGATCGTGCTGGTGGTGATTGTCGTTGAACTGCTGATCACGCAGCTTCCCAACCGGCACGCCGAGCTGGTGGCGCACCTGCTGTTTTACGGGCTGGTCGGGCCCGCCGTGACCTTTTTCAGCGTGGAATGGATTGCCCAGGGCACCCGTGCCCGCGAGCGCGCCGAGCGTGAGCTGCGCGAGCTGTACATCGAACTCAGCACATCGAACGGGCAGCTCCGGGCCGTGCAGGAACTGATGCGCGACCTCGCCGACGCCCCCGACCTCGCGGCGGTGGTGGAGGTGGCGGTGCGGGGGGCGGTGCGCGTGACCGGCGCCACCCACGCGACCCTCAGCGTGCCCGGCGGCCTGAGCGCGACGGCGCGGGGCGACACGCTGCTCTCCGGCCCCAGCGCCGACCTGCACCCGTTGCGCCGACCCATTCCCGGCGGCGGCGCCATGACGCTGCATTTTCAGGGCCCGCCCACACCGCACACGGTGGCGCTTGTCGAGGCCCTCGCCGGGGAAATCGCCAACGGGGTGGAGGCCGCCCGGCAGCGCACTCTTGACCTGATGACGCTGTTCAACGTGGACCAGTCCATCCGCGCCGAGCGCAACATGCGCCGCCTGCTCTCGCGCGTCACCCGCAACATGGCCGAGCGCCTGGGGGCCGATGCCCGCGCCGCTTACCTCTTCGACCAGGACGGCGTGCTGCGGCTGGAGTACGCCCAGGACTTCGCGGGCCGCGAGGAGGTGGGCGGCAGCCCCGCGCCCGCCTTCGCGCTGCGGGTGGCGCAGGAGGGTACGCCGCTGCAAGCCGAGGGCGAGGAAGCCGCCGGGGTCTTTTCCCACGCGGCGAGCGTGCTCGGCCTCCCCATGCGCGACGACCAGGGGCCGGTGGGCGTGCTGGTGCTCGGCGACGCCCGCGCCGACGCCTTCGAGGGGGCCCGAGTGCCGCTGCTCGCTTTCATGGCGGGGCAGGCGACCCTCGCCGTGCGCAACGCCCGCGCTTACCTGTACTCCGAGGAACTCGCCATCAGCGACGAACGCGCCCGCATTGCCCGCGAGATTCACGATGGGGTGGCGCAGTCGCTCGCCTTCGCCGCCATCAAGCTCGACCTGGTGGGCCGCAAACTCAGGAGCGACCCTGATAAATCCGAGGCCGACGTGAAAGAAGCCTCCGCCCTGCTGCGCGAGCAGATTCGGGAAGTGCGGCGCTCTATTTTTGCGCTGCGCCCGGTGGACCTCGAACGCTACGGCCTGCTCGAAACGGTGCGGCGCTACGTGGCCGACTTCGGCGAGCAAAACGGCGTGCGGACCAACCTCGACTTGACCGGCGACATTCACCTTTCGCCCGGCGACGAAGCGGTGGTGTTCCGCATCCTGCAAGAGAGCCTCAACAACGTCGCCAAGCACGCCCGCGCCCGCGAGGTCACGGTGTCGCTGCATGGCGGCGCGAACCGCGTGACCTTGCGCGTGCAAGACGACGGTCAGGGCTTCGACCCCGACGCGGTGAGTGGCCGCGTGAGCAGCGCCGGGGGCCTGGGCCTGATGCAGATGCAGGAGCGCCTTGAGGCGCGCGGCGGCAGCTACCGCATCCTCTCGGCGCCGGGGCATGGAACGGTGGTGGAAGCGCAGTTGCCGCAGTTATGA
- the coaBC gene encoding bifunctional phosphopantothenoylcysteine decarboxylase/phosphopantothenate--cysteine ligase CoaBC, with product MNRTPTLRAPDLAGVPDCLVIVGGSMAAVKAPTALRRLREGGASTAVIATRAALAFITPLSLATAGNCEVATDETWFAPQPIAQHLSLARARVTVVLGASAELLAAAAHGHADTLATATLLSAEGQVLWVPAMNERMWLHPAVQANAERLRGWGHLFLGPETGAFGTPGEGSGTGRMAEPEAIAARALALLNEQDAEAEAAPQDLAGLKVVVSAGPTREYLDPVRFISNPSSGKMGFAVAEEARTRGAEVVLVTGPVNLPDLSGVQTVRIETALEMQAAIMEAAGDADMVVMTAAIADYRAAAPKSEKEAKTPGDVTIHLTPNPDILAGLGAEQAAHPGRVLVGFAMETHAGVERAALKAQRKNADFILLNYPTREGTAFGGDDNQVTLVRADGTHADWPRISKREVARRLLDEARQIRERR from the coding sequence ATGAACCGCACGCCCACCCTGCGCGCCCCTGACCTTGCTGGCGTTCCTGACTGTCTCGTCATCGTGGGGGGCAGCATGGCCGCCGTCAAAGCGCCCACGGCCCTGCGCCGGCTGCGCGAGGGAGGCGCGAGCACCGCCGTTATCGCCACCCGCGCGGCGCTCGCGTTCATCACGCCGCTGAGCCTCGCCACCGCCGGCAACTGCGAGGTTGCCACCGACGAGACGTGGTTCGCGCCGCAGCCCATAGCGCAGCACCTGTCGCTCGCCCGCGCCCGAGTGACGGTGGTGCTGGGCGCCTCCGCCGAACTGCTCGCCGCCGCCGCTCACGGGCACGCGGACACGCTGGCCACCGCCACGCTGCTGAGCGCCGAAGGGCAAGTGCTGTGGGTGCCCGCCATGAACGAGCGGATGTGGCTGCACCCCGCCGTGCAAGCCAACGCCGAGCGGCTGCGCGGCTGGGGCCACCTGTTTCTCGGGCCGGAGACGGGCGCTTTCGGCACGCCGGGCGAGGGGTCGGGCACGGGGCGAATGGCCGAACCCGAAGCCATCGCGGCGCGGGCGCTGGCCTTGCTGAATGAACAAGACGCAGAAGCGGAGGCCGCGCCGCAAGACCTCGCCGGGTTGAAGGTCGTCGTCTCCGCCGGGCCGACGCGCGAGTATCTGGACCCGGTGCGCTTCATCTCCAACCCCAGCAGCGGCAAGATGGGCTTCGCGGTGGCCGAGGAAGCCCGCACGCGTGGCGCCGAGGTCGTGCTGGTGACGGGACCGGTGAACCTGCCGGACCTGAGCGGCGTGCAGACCGTCCGCATCGAGACGGCGCTGGAGATGCAGGCGGCCATCATGGAAGCTGCCGGAGACGCCGACATGGTGGTGATGACCGCCGCCATCGCCGATTACCGCGCCGCCGCGCCTAAGAGCGAGAAGGAGGCCAAGACGCCGGGCGACGTGACCATTCACCTCACGCCCAACCCCGACATTCTGGCCGGACTCGGCGCCGAGCAGGCCGCGCATCCGGGCCGGGTGCTGGTCGGCTTTGCGATGGAGACGCACGCCGGAGTCGAGCGGGCCGCCCTGAAAGCGCAGCGCAAGAACGCCGATTTTATCCTGCTCAACTACCCCACCCGCGAGGGCACCGCGTTCGGTGGCGACGACAATCAGGTCACTCTGGTCCGCGCCGATGGTACGCACGCCGACTGGCCGCGCATCAGCAAGCGCGAGGTGGCGCGGCGGCTGCTGGACGAAGCGCGGCAAATACGGGAACGGCGCTGA